One Pseudomonas sp. FP1742 genomic window carries:
- a CDS encoding feruloyl-CoA synthase — protein sequence MSSEFRSPPQADASAPRYRQVSIGCPAVEVSEEEGILHMRSLEPLAELPVRLLDRLVHWARVRPQQTFIAARQEGGDWRRVSYAEMLTSVRAIAQSLLSYGLSADRPLVILSGNDIEHLQIALGAMYAGIPYSPISPAYSLLSQDFAKLRHVCDLLQPGLVFVSDAATYQRAIDAVLPADTPLITVRGQVPGRRQASFASLLDQPGGAEADYAFMATGPDSIAKFLFTSGSTKLPKAVVTTQRMLCANQQMLLQTFPVFGEEPPVLVDWLPWNHTFGGSHNVGIVLYNGGTFYLDDGKPTVQGFAETLRNLKEISPTAYLTVPKGWEELVNALEQDGELRERFFSRMKLFFFAAAGLSQRIWDRLDRVAEQHCGERIRMMAGLGMTEASPSCTFTTGPLSMAGYIGLPAPGCEVRLVPVDGKLEGRFRGPHIMPGYWRAPQQTAEVFDEQGFYCSGDALKLADPRDPQLGLMFDGRIAEDFKLSSGVFVSVGPLRNRAVLEGSPYVQDLVVAAPDRECLGALVFPRLYECRRLAGLNAHASDAEVLASAPVRQWFSDWLQRLNRDATGNASRLEWIALLDEPASIDRGEITDKGSINQRAVLQWRADKVEALYRGEDPSILRAGPLP from the coding sequence GTGAGTTCCGAATTCAGATCGCCACCCCAGGCCGACGCCAGTGCGCCACGCTATCGCCAGGTATCCATCGGCTGTCCTGCGGTCGAGGTCAGCGAAGAGGAGGGCATATTGCATATGCGTTCCCTGGAACCCTTGGCCGAGTTGCCCGTACGCTTGCTCGATCGCCTGGTGCATTGGGCTCGGGTTCGCCCGCAACAGACCTTTATCGCCGCTCGCCAGGAGGGCGGCGACTGGCGTCGGGTGAGTTACGCCGAGATGCTGACCAGCGTCCGCGCCATTGCCCAGAGCCTGCTGAGTTACGGGCTCTCGGCCGATCGACCGCTGGTGATCCTCTCGGGCAACGACATCGAGCATTTGCAGATTGCACTGGGTGCGATGTACGCCGGCATTCCCTATAGCCCGATTTCCCCGGCCTATTCGTTGTTGTCCCAGGATTTCGCCAAGCTGCGGCATGTCTGCGACCTGTTGCAACCGGGCCTGGTGTTCGTCAGCGACGCCGCGACCTATCAGCGGGCGATCGACGCGGTGCTGCCGGCCGATACGCCGCTGATTACCGTGCGTGGCCAAGTGCCGGGCCGCCGTCAGGCGAGCTTTGCCAGCCTGCTGGATCAGCCCGGAGGTGCCGAGGCCGATTACGCTTTCATGGCCACCGGGCCGGATAGCATCGCCAAGTTCCTGTTTACCTCCGGCTCCACCAAACTGCCCAAGGCGGTGGTCACCACCCAGCGCATGCTCTGCGCCAACCAGCAGATGCTGTTGCAAACCTTCCCGGTGTTCGGCGAAGAACCTCCGGTGCTGGTGGACTGGCTGCCGTGGAATCACACCTTCGGCGGCAGCCACAACGTCGGCATCGTGCTGTACAACGGCGGCACTTTTTACCTGGACGACGGCAAGCCGACCGTTCAGGGTTTTGCTGAAACACTGCGCAACCTCAAGGAAATATCGCCCACCGCCTACCTGACCGTGCCCAAGGGCTGGGAAGAGCTGGTCAACGCTCTGGAGCAGGATGGCGAGTTGCGCGAGCGTTTCTTCTCGCGCATGAAGCTGTTCTTTTTCGCTGCCGCCGGATTGTCGCAACGGATTTGGGATCGCCTGGACCGGGTCGCTGAACAGCATTGTGGCGAACGCATTCGCATGATGGCCGGGCTTGGCATGACCGAGGCGTCGCCGTCCTGCACGTTCACCACCGGGCCGCTGTCCATGGCCGGCTACATTGGCCTGCCGGCACCCGGTTGCGAAGTGCGGCTGGTGCCGGTGGATGGCAAGCTGGAAGGACGTTTTCGCGGGCCGCACATCATGCCGGGTTACTGGCGCGCGCCGCAGCAGACCGCCGAGGTGTTCGACGAGCAGGGTTTCTATTGTTCTGGCGATGCGCTGAAACTGGCTGACCCCCGTGATCCGCAACTCGGGCTAATGTTCGACGGGCGCATCGCCGAGGACTTCAAGCTCAGCTCCGGCGTGTTTGTCAGCGTCGGTCCGTTGCGCAATCGTGCGGTGCTCGAAGGTTCTCCTTATGTTCAGGACCTGGTGGTGGCCGCGCCGGACCGCGAGTGCCTGGGTGCGCTGGTCTTTCCCCGGTTGTATGAATGCCGACGTCTGGCGGGTTTGAATGCGCACGCCAGTGACGCCGAGGTTCTGGCCAGCGCGCCGGTGCGTCAGTGGTTCAGCGATTGGCTGCAACGGCTCAACCGCGACGCCACCGG
- a CDS encoding aldehyde dehydrogenase, with protein MLDVPLLIGGQSCPARDGRTFERRHPVTGEIVSRVAAATLEDADAAVAAAKAAFPTWAALAPNERRTRLLRAAEQLQARSAEFIAAAGETGAMANWYGFNVHLASNMLREAASMTTQITGEVIPSDVPGSFAMALRQPCGVVLGIAPWNAPVILATRAIAMPLACGNTVVLKASELSPAVHRLIGQVLQDAGLGDGVVNVISNAPQDAAAIVERLIANPAVRRVNFTGSTHVGRIVGELSARHLKPALLELGGKAPFLVLEDADLDAAVEAAAFGAFFNQGQICMSTERLIVDAKVADAFVAKLAAKIATLPAGNPSAEGSVLGSLVDSNAGERIKLMIDDALDKGATLVAGGRLEGSILQPTLLDSVTDAMRLYREESFGPVAVVLRGEGDEELLRLANDSEFGLSAAIFSRDTGRALALAQRVESGICHINGPTVHDEAQMPFGGVKSSGYGSFGGKASIEHFTQLRWVTLQNGPRHYPI; from the coding sequence ATGCTGGACGTGCCCCTGCTGATCGGCGGCCAGTCGTGCCCCGCCCGAGACGGTCGAACCTTCGAACGGCGTCATCCGGTGACCGGCGAAATCGTGTCGCGGGTTGCCGCCGCCACCCTGGAAGATGCCGACGCCGCCGTGGCTGCGGCCAAAGCGGCATTCCCCACCTGGGCGGCCCTGGCCCCCAATGAACGACGCACCCGGTTGCTGCGCGCCGCCGAGCAGTTGCAGGCCCGCAGCGCGGAATTCATCGCCGCTGCCGGCGAGACCGGCGCCATGGCCAACTGGTACGGTTTCAATGTGCATCTGGCGTCGAACATGCTGCGTGAAGCGGCGTCGATGACCACCCAGATCACCGGCGAAGTCATTCCCTCGGATGTGCCCGGCAGCTTCGCCATGGCCCTGCGTCAACCCTGCGGCGTGGTGCTGGGCATCGCGCCGTGGAACGCCCCAGTCATCCTCGCCACCCGTGCTATCGCCATGCCGTTGGCCTGCGGTAACACCGTGGTGCTCAAGGCGTCGGAACTGAGCCCGGCGGTGCATAGGCTGATCGGCCAGGTATTGCAGGACGCCGGCCTCGGTGACGGCGTGGTCAACGTCATCAGCAACGCGCCCCAGGATGCCGCGGCGATTGTCGAACGGCTGATCGCCAACCCGGCGGTGCGTCGGGTCAACTTCACCGGCTCGACCCATGTCGGGCGCATCGTTGGTGAACTGTCGGCGCGTCATCTCAAGCCGGCGTTGCTGGAACTGGGCGGCAAGGCGCCGTTCCTGGTGCTGGAAGATGCTGACCTGGATGCGGCAGTCGAGGCGGCGGCTTTCGGTGCCTTTTTCAACCAGGGGCAGATCTGCATGTCCACCGAGCGCCTGATCGTCGATGCCAAGGTGGCCGATGCCTTTGTCGCCAAACTGGCGGCGAAGATCGCCACCTTGCCCGCCGGCAACCCCAGTGCGGAAGGTTCGGTGCTGGGTTCCCTGGTGGACAGCAATGCCGGCGAACGGATCAAACTGATGATCGACGATGCTCTCGACAAGGGCGCAACCCTGGTCGCGGGTGGCCGATTGGAGGGCAGTATTCTGCAGCCGACTTTGCTCGATAGCGTCACCGATGCCATGCGCCTGTACCGCGAAGAATCCTTTGGCCCGGTGGCGGTGGTGTTGCGCGGTGAGGGCGATGAAGAGCTGCTGCGTCTGGCCAATGATTCCGAATTCGGCTTGTCGGCGGCGATCTTCAGTCGCGACACCGGCCGTGCGCTGGCCTTGGCCCAGCGAGTCGAGTCGGGCATCTGCCACATCAACGGCCCGACTGTGCACGACGAGGCGCAGATGCCTTTCGGCGGGGTCAAGTCCAGTGGCTATGGCAGTTTTGGCGGCAAGGCGTCCATCGAGCACTTCACCCAATTGCGCTGGGTGACCTTGCAGAACGGACCGCGGCACTACCCGATCTGA
- a CDS encoding p-hydroxycinnamoyl CoA hydratase/lyase, producing MSNYEGRWTTVKVEIEEGIAWVILNRPEKRNAMSPTLNREMIDVLETLEQDPDAGVLVLTGAGEAWTAGMDLKEYFREVDAGPEILQEKIRREASQWQWKLLRMYAKPTIAMVNGWCFGGGFSPLVACDLAICADEATFGLSEINWGIPPGNLVSKAMADTVGHRQSLYYIMTGKTFGGQKAAEMGLVNESVPLAQLREVTIELARNLLEKNPVVLRAAKHGFKRCRELTWEQNEDYLYAKLDQSRLLDTEGGREQGMKQFLDDKSIKPGLQAYKR from the coding sequence ATGAGCAATTACGAAGGTCGCTGGACAACGGTCAAAGTGGAAATCGAGGAAGGCATCGCTTGGGTCATCCTCAACCGTCCGGAAAAACGCAACGCCATGAGCCCGACCCTGAACCGCGAGATGATCGACGTTCTGGAAACCCTGGAGCAGGATCCGGACGCCGGTGTCCTGGTGCTGACGGGGGCGGGCGAAGCCTGGACTGCGGGCATGGACCTCAAGGAATACTTCCGTGAAGTGGACGCCGGCCCGGAAATCCTTCAGGAAAAAATCCGCCGCGAAGCCTCTCAATGGCAATGGAAACTGCTGCGCATGTACGCCAAGCCGACCATCGCCATGGTCAACGGCTGGTGCTTCGGTGGCGGTTTCAGCCCGCTGGTGGCCTGTGATCTGGCGATCTGCGCCGATGAAGCGACTTTCGGCCTGTCGGAAATCAACTGGGGCATTCCGCCGGGCAACCTGGTGAGCAAGGCCATGGCTGACACCGTGGGCCATCGCCAGTCGCTGTACTACATCATGACCGGCAAGACCTTCGGCGGGCAGAAAGCCGCCGAGATGGGCCTGGTCAACGAGAGCGTGCCGCTGGCGCAACTGCGTGAGGTGACGATCGAGCTGGCGCGTAACCTGCTGGAGAAAAACCCGGTGGTGCTGCGCGCAGCCAAGCACGGCTTCAAGCGTTGCCGCGAACTCACCTGGGAGCAGAACGAAGATTACCTGTACGCCAAGCTCGATCAGTCGCGCCTGCTGGACACCGAAGGCGGTCGCGAGCAGGGCATGAAGCAGTTCCTCGACGACAAGAGCATCAAGCCCGGTTTGCAGGCTTACAAACGCTGA
- a CDS encoding MarR family winged helix-turn-helix transcriptional regulator, producing the protein MAKSSKIAAAPEAPADSPETQASLDAALDDLIGYAMRRAQLKLFQNLIGRLSAHDLRPAQFSALAIIDQNPGLMQADLAKALAIEPPQVVPLLNKLESRALAVRVRCKPDKRSYGIFLSKTGETLLKELKLIAAESDMDATSALDSQEREELLRLLKKVYQA; encoded by the coding sequence ATGGCCAAGTCTTCCAAGATTGCCGCCGCTCCCGAGGCGCCTGCCGACAGCCCCGAAACCCAGGCGTCGCTGGACGCAGCCCTCGACGACCTGATCGGTTACGCCATGCGCCGGGCGCAGCTGAAACTGTTCCAGAACCTGATTGGCCGGCTCTCGGCCCACGACTTGCGCCCGGCGCAGTTCTCGGCCCTGGCGATCATCGACCAGAACCCCGGGCTGATGCAGGCCGACCTGGCCAAGGCACTGGCCATCGAGCCACCGCAAGTGGTGCCGCTGCTGAACAAACTGGAAAGCCGGGCGCTGGCGGTGCGAGTGCGCTGCAAACCGGACAAACGCTCCTACGGGATTTTTCTCAGCAAGACCGGCGAAACCCTGCTCAAGGAGCTGAAACTGATCGCTGCCGAGAGCGACATGGATGCCACGTCCGCCCTCGACAGTCAGGAACGCGAAGAACTGCTCAGGTTGCTGAAGAAGGTCTATCAGGCCTGA
- a CDS encoding OprD family porin, translating to MPNLPRNAFAAISALPVRARRLALLGLSVIATPALAEGFIDDSHGTLTLRNYYLDRDYKDDGAKTAAREWAQGFIMNMESGFTPGTVGFGLDARGLMGVKLDSSPDRSGTELLPVSASDKRAADEYSRLAMTAKMRFAQTTVKTGDVSIFLPFAFASPSRLLPQTFRGTTLSSKDIDGLTFNTGYIDRINKRDSTNYQPMSIASPNRRFNGAATSSHMAYVGGDYQVNKDLSLRAYHAEVADLYQQNTLALLHTLRVGEGTLTTDLRSFFSDEDGSAKAGKVDNRNLSALFGYRFGGHRLSLGYMHSSGDTATPYVSGTELMGMSELTMSSDFLNAKERTWQAIYDYDFAAAGVPGLKSRLRYVRGDHIELAALNADDRKEREFQMELGYVIQSGPLKNVGLMARKSIYRNDFPAGAAFRDENQTRFLVLYTVPIW from the coding sequence ATGCCAAATCTCCCTCGGAACGCCTTTGCGGCGATCTCAGCCTTACCTGTTCGCGCACGTCGTCTGGCCCTGTTGGGTTTGAGTGTGATTGCCACTCCGGCGCTGGCCGAAGGCTTTATCGATGACAGTCACGGCACCTTGACCCTGCGCAATTACTACCTGGATCGGGACTACAAGGACGATGGGGCGAAGACCGCGGCCCGGGAATGGGCCCAGGGTTTCATCATGAATATGGAGTCGGGCTTTACCCCGGGGACCGTCGGCTTCGGCCTTGATGCTCGCGGCCTGATGGGGGTCAAGCTGGACTCGTCGCCGGACCGCAGCGGCACCGAGTTGTTGCCGGTGTCCGCTAGTGACAAGCGTGCGGCGGACGAGTATTCGCGCCTGGCCATGACCGCCAAGATGCGTTTTGCCCAGACCACGGTGAAGACCGGCGATGTATCGATCTTCCTGCCGTTCGCTTTCGCCAGTCCGTCACGGCTGCTGCCGCAGACGTTTCGCGGCACCACCCTCAGTTCAAAGGACATCGACGGGCTGACCTTCAACACTGGCTACATCGATCGCATCAACAAGCGCGACTCCACCAACTACCAGCCGATGAGCATCGCCTCGCCGAACCGGCGTTTCAACGGCGCGGCCACCTCATCGCACATGGCCTATGTCGGTGGCGATTACCAGGTGAACAAGGATCTGAGCCTGCGTGCCTATCACGCCGAAGTGGCGGATCTGTACCAGCAGAACACCCTGGCCTTGCTGCACACGCTGCGGGTGGGCGAGGGCACGTTGACCACTGACTTGCGCAGTTTTTTCAGCGACGAGGACGGCAGCGCCAAGGCCGGCAAGGTGGACAACCGCAACCTCTCGGCGCTGTTCGGCTACCGCTTTGGCGGCCATCGCCTGAGCCTGGGCTATATGCACTCCAGTGGTGACACCGCGACGCCCTATGTGTCAGGCACCGAGTTGATGGGCATGAGCGAGCTGACCATGAGCTCGGACTTTCTCAATGCCAAGGAGCGGACCTGGCAGGCGATCTACGACTATGACTTTGCCGCTGCCGGGGTGCCCGGCCTGAAGAGCCGGCTGCGTTATGTGCGCGGTGACCATATCGAACTGGCGGCGCTGAATGCCGACGACCGCAAGGAGCGGGAGTTCCAGATGGAGCTGGGGTATGTGATCCAGAGTGGCCCGCTGAAGAACGTCGGGCTGATGGCGCGCAAGTCGATCTATCGCAATGACTTCCCCGCCGGCGCGGCGTTTCGCGATGAAAACCAGACCCGCTTTCTGGTGCTCTACACCGTGCCGATCTGGTAA
- the mhpT gene encoding 3-(3-hydroxy-phenyl)propionate transporter MhpT, with amino-acid sequence MDTPSRRTTLTIALCFIVALIEGFDLQAAGTAAAGLRQTFALDPKMMGWVFSAGIIGLLPGAFFGGWIADRIGRKKILIGAVLLFGLFSLNTAYVSSFSGLLLARFMTGLGLGAALPNLIALCAEAVGERRRGTAISIMYAGVPLGGALAAVVAMLFAEHWQMTFIIGGLVPLLVVPLMVLLLPESSAFRQQQGSVNVARASTGQALFGEDRTRVTLALWLSYFFTLTVMYMLLNWLPSLLLEQGFSKPQAGLVQMLFNIGGALGSLLGGLLLDRCNGIKVVLFVYTGLLAALAGVGLSVGIVPMAIAGFSAGLFVMAAQLVLYALAPPSYPTSVRATGVGAAVAIGRLGSVAGPLAAGQILAAGAGTTGVLLATSPGLLIAALAIISVIARSAEPPLRTANPIADKT; translated from the coding sequence ATGGACACCCCATCACGTCGCACGACGCTGACCATCGCCCTGTGTTTTATCGTTGCACTGATCGAAGGTTTCGACCTGCAAGCCGCCGGCACTGCTGCCGCGGGCCTGCGCCAGACCTTTGCCCTGGACCCGAAAATGATGGGCTGGGTATTCAGCGCCGGCATTATTGGTTTACTGCCGGGCGCCTTCTTCGGCGGCTGGATCGCCGATCGCATCGGCCGCAAGAAAATCCTTATCGGCGCCGTGCTGCTGTTCGGCCTGTTCTCCCTCAACACGGCCTATGTCAGCAGTTTTTCCGGCCTGCTGCTGGCGCGCTTCATGACGGGCCTGGGTCTGGGTGCCGCCCTGCCCAACCTGATTGCGCTGTGTGCCGAAGCCGTGGGTGAGCGACGTCGCGGCACCGCGATCAGCATCATGTATGCCGGCGTGCCGTTGGGCGGCGCGCTGGCGGCGGTGGTCGCCATGCTGTTTGCCGAGCATTGGCAGATGACCTTCATCATCGGTGGTCTCGTGCCCTTGCTGGTGGTGCCGCTGATGGTCCTGCTGCTGCCTGAGTCCAGCGCCTTTCGCCAGCAACAAGGCAGCGTCAACGTGGCGCGCGCGTCAACCGGCCAGGCGCTGTTCGGCGAAGACCGGACCCGCGTCACCCTGGCGCTGTGGTTGAGCTACTTCTTCACCCTGACGGTGATGTACATGCTGCTCAACTGGCTGCCATCGCTGTTGCTTGAACAGGGTTTCAGCAAACCCCAGGCAGGCCTGGTGCAGATGCTGTTCAACATCGGCGGCGCCCTCGGTTCCCTGCTCGGCGGGCTGCTGCTGGATCGCTGCAACGGCATCAAAGTGGTGCTGTTTGTCTACACCGGGTTGCTGGCGGCGCTGGCCGGGGTCGGCCTGTCGGTGGGCATCGTCCCCATGGCCATCGCCGGTTTTTCCGCTGGGTTATTTGTGATGGCCGCACAGCTGGTGCTTTACGCCCTGGCACCGCCGTCGTACCCGACCTCGGTGCGCGCCACCGGTGTTGGCGCGGCGGTGGCGATCGGTCGCCTCGGATCGGTGGCCGGGCCCTTGGCCGCCGGGCAGATTCTGGCGGCCGGGGCCGGCACCACCGGCGTTTTGCTTGCGACCTCGCCTGGGCTGCTGATTGCAGCACTGGCGATCATCAGCGTGATTGCCCGTTCGGCCGAGCCGCCGTTGCGTACGGCGAACCCGATTGCGGATAAAACCTGA
- a CDS encoding amidase translates to MQDIQQLLDKEDATGLAAWVRRGEVQPVELVDAVIERLERVEPQLNAVAERLYDKAREAALELQVRDGLFAGVPTLIKDLFTPVQGAAMTNGSLALGGARADFESEVVIRLRRAGCLIVGTSTAPEFGTSYSTESTRFGATRNPWNTEHSAGGSSGGAAALVAARVVPFAHGNDGGGSLRVPASCCGVFGLKPSRGLLPSGPMIGEGWAGMGTNHCITLSVRDSAALLDATAGIDLGAPYAAPLSAQPYVTAVQQTPRPMRIALVEQIGSWPTSTQSLEAVRQAASLCESLGHRVEPARLPVVLPEFLDQVFTIIGASTRNYVDLLGQLRGAPVQPEELEARTRIILRDKGRVSGAQYAAAVEWIHALGRQLALFMRDYDLILSPTLTREPVLIGELDLRDDRLSLDELIERFHGYSPFTALFNASGQPAMSVPLHWSPQGLPMGAHFAGRFGEEATLLSLAAQLEQAQPWRQRVPPVNACRRTTL, encoded by the coding sequence ATGCAAGACATCCAGCAGCTGTTGGACAAGGAAGACGCCACCGGCCTGGCCGCTTGGGTCAGGCGTGGAGAAGTGCAGCCCGTGGAGCTGGTCGACGCCGTCATCGAGCGACTGGAGCGGGTTGAACCGCAACTCAACGCAGTGGCCGAGCGGCTCTACGACAAGGCCCGCGAGGCGGCGCTCGAACTTCAGGTTCGGGACGGGCTGTTTGCCGGTGTGCCGACCTTGATCAAGGACCTGTTCACACCGGTGCAGGGCGCCGCAATGACCAATGGCTCGCTGGCGCTGGGCGGGGCCCGCGCCGATTTCGAATCCGAGGTGGTGATCCGCCTGCGCCGCGCCGGTTGCCTGATCGTTGGCACCAGCACGGCACCGGAGTTCGGCACATCCTATTCCACCGAGTCGACACGTTTCGGCGCCACCCGCAATCCGTGGAACACCGAGCACAGCGCCGGCGGCTCCAGCGGCGGGGCAGCGGCCCTGGTGGCGGCGCGGGTAGTGCCGTTTGCCCATGGCAATGACGGCGGTGGTTCGTTGCGGGTGCCGGCGTCCTGCTGTGGAGTCTTCGGCCTCAAACCAAGCCGTGGCTTGCTGCCCTCCGGGCCAATGATAGGCGAGGGCTGGGCGGGCATGGGCACCAACCACTGCATCACCTTATCGGTACGTGACAGCGCGGCTTTGCTCGACGCCACGGCGGGAATCGATTTGGGTGCGCCCTATGCTGCGCCGCTGTCGGCGCAACCGTATGTGACTGCTGTACAACAGACTCCGCGGCCAATGCGTATCGCCCTGGTGGAGCAGATCGGGTCTTGGCCGACTTCCACACAAAGCCTGGAGGCGGTGCGTCAGGCTGCGAGCCTGTGTGAGTCGCTGGGGCATCGGGTAGAACCCGCCCGTTTACCGGTGGTGCTGCCTGAGTTTCTTGACCAGGTGTTCACTATCATCGGTGCCAGCACGCGAAACTACGTCGACCTGTTGGGCCAATTGCGTGGCGCGCCTGTACAGCCCGAGGAGCTGGAAGCCCGTACGCGGATCATTCTGCGCGACAAGGGCAGGGTCAGTGGCGCGCAATACGCGGCAGCGGTGGAGTGGATTCATGCCCTGGGCCGGCAACTGGCGCTGTTCATGCGGGATTACGACCTGATCCTCAGCCCGACCCTGACCCGTGAACCGGTACTGATCGGCGAGCTGGACCTGCGGGACGACCGCTTGAGTCTCGATGAGTTGATCGAGCGCTTCCACGGTTACTCGCCGTTTACCGCGTTGTTCAATGCCAGTGGGCAACCGGCAATGTCGGTGCCGCTTCACTGGAGCCCGCAAGGCTTGCCCATGGGCGCGCACTTCGCCGGCCGCTTCGGCGAAGAGGCGACCTTGCTGAGCCTGGCCGCACAACTGGAGCAGGCTCAGCCCTGGCGGCAGCGCGTACCGCCGGTGAATGCGTGCAGGCGCACCACGCTGTAA
- a CDS encoding MFS transporter — MTSVHCASTLATSVVRQATGRREGLVLVLGSSLTIMGSVMIAPILPKLGAEFGPLTSRADLLVPLAVTGPALAIAVCAPLAGWLADRVGRKALLVIATLLYALLGALPAVLGDLQSIVAVRLLFGVAEAAVMTCCATLIGDYWQGEERLRYINRQVVTIGLVGALFFVVGGALGEHSWRLPFLLYLLPLLLVPAMVKVLWEPVRTQPSVEVQGPERVAILPLVLGYLLILVGMVLSFVVPVQTPILLVGLGVTSSTLIGLSAGLSLLATLGGSLAWPLLRRRLGIAGTNAVLLLLLALGLWLLMRGQSYNQVLLAVVIHGLGAGLLVPNVMAPMMEALSARTRGRGLGGFTACLYFGQFVSPLVVAMLGAFAGDLRHAIEWLAFASLAAALLWAIAGLSRRRSNSSVPSTHSSLK, encoded by the coding sequence ATGACTTCTGTGCATTGCGCTTCAACCCTGGCGACGTCTGTCGTGCGTCAGGCCACGGGACGTCGCGAAGGGCTGGTGCTGGTGCTGGGCAGCAGCCTGACCATCATGGGCTCGGTGATGATCGCGCCGATCCTGCCCAAACTCGGTGCCGAGTTCGGGCCGCTCACTTCCCGGGCCGACCTGCTGGTGCCACTGGCAGTCACCGGACCGGCGCTGGCGATTGCGGTGTGCGCGCCCTTGGCCGGTTGGCTCGCCGATCGAGTCGGGCGCAAGGCGTTGCTGGTGATCGCCACCTTGCTTTATGCCTTGCTCGGCGCGTTGCCGGCAGTGCTGGGAGATCTGCAGTCCATCGTCGCCGTGCGCCTGCTGTTCGGGGTGGCCGAGGCGGCGGTGATGACCTGTTGCGCGACCCTGATCGGCGACTATTGGCAGGGCGAGGAACGGTTGCGCTACATCAATCGTCAGGTGGTCACCATCGGTTTGGTCGGTGCGTTGTTCTTCGTCGTTGGTGGCGCTTTGGGCGAGCACTCCTGGCGCTTGCCGTTCCTCCTCTATTTGCTGCCGCTGCTGCTGGTGCCGGCCATGGTGAAGGTGCTCTGGGAGCCGGTTCGTACGCAGCCGTCCGTTGAGGTTCAGGGACCGGAGCGGGTGGCGATTCTGCCGCTGGTGTTGGGATATCTGCTGATCCTCGTCGGCATGGTGCTGAGCTTTGTGGTGCCGGTACAGACGCCCATTTTGCTGGTGGGTCTCGGGGTCACATCCAGCACCCTAATTGGCCTGTCCGCCGGCTTGAGCCTGCTGGCCACCCTGGGCGGTTCCCTGGCCTGGCCGCTGCTGCGTCGACGCTTGGGGATCGCCGGTACCAATGCGGTGTTACTGCTGTTGCTGGCGCTCGGGTTGTGGTTGCTGATGCGCGGGCAAAGCTACAACCAAGTGCTGTTGGCGGTGGTGATCCATGGCCTGGGCGCGGGATTGCTGGTGCCCAATGTCATGGCGCCGATGATGGAGGCCTTGAGTGCTCGAACCCGTGGTCGGGGATTGGGAGGCTTCACCGCGTGCCTGTATTTCGGTCAGTTCGTCAGCCCCTTGGTGGTGGCGATGCTCGGCGCGTTTGCCGGCGACCTGCGTCACGCCATCGAATGGCTGGCCTTTGCCAGTCTTGCTGCCGCGTTGCTTTGGGCGATCGCCGGGTTATCGCGCCGCCGCTCGAACTCTTCCGTGCCATCCACCCATTCGTCATTGAAATAG
- a CDS encoding transporter: MNHKNNNSSISRVTVFTLGLFGLCASAQATENGAPTTAVGVYDFGAGMMPPTTPFGTLGLRTAFYSANVQKDRHGRSLDNNLSLDVLSIGLAYMRMTDYSVLGAQYGFGTVVPFFKMDASLEVPTPGGPLKLEADPFRLADVQFLPLILQWNLSPNLFVNTQFQIQAPTGDYDKNRLISPGLNHWTFSPIVNATYISDTGFEVSSSFEVDINTRNPATDYKNGVEYRHEFAVGQHFGPWTAGIGGYYYRQFTDDDAPGLTSGNRARVLAVGPAVSYVKPGLPPVWLHLYKEQGASNRAEGYTVALRVSQSF, encoded by the coding sequence ATGAATCACAAGAACAACAACTCAAGCATCAGCCGCGTCACTGTATTCACCCTGGGGCTGTTCGGCCTGTGCGCCAGCGCACAGGCCACTGAAAACGGGGCGCCGACCACCGCAGTGGGCGTCTATGACTTCGGCGCCGGGATGATGCCGCCGACCACGCCATTCGGCACCCTGGGCCTGCGCACGGCCTTCTATTCGGCCAACGTGCAGAAGGACCGCCACGGTCGTTCTCTGGACAACAATCTCTCCCTGGACGTGCTGTCCATCGGCCTGGCCTATATGCGCATGACGGACTACAGCGTCCTCGGCGCCCAATACGGTTTCGGCACGGTGGTGCCTTTCTTCAAGATGGACGCTTCCCTGGAGGTGCCGACGCCGGGCGGTCCGTTGAAACTCGAGGCCGATCCGTTCCGCCTGGCAGACGTGCAGTTTCTGCCGCTGATCCTGCAGTGGAACCTGTCGCCCAACCTGTTCGTCAACACCCAGTTTCAGATCCAGGCCCCTACCGGCGACTACGACAAGAACCGGCTGATTTCCCCCGGGCTCAATCACTGGACTTTTTCCCCCATCGTCAATGCCACTTACATCAGTGACACCGGCTTCGAGGTGTCATCGAGCTTCGAGGTGGACATCAACACGCGCAACCCGGCCACTGACTACAAGAACGGCGTGGAGTACCGGCATGAGTTCGCCGTGGGCCAGCACTTCGGCCCCTGGACCGCCGGTATCGGCGGGTACTACTACCGTCAGTTCACCGATGACGACGCCCCGGGCCTGACGAGTGGCAATCGCGCCAGGGTGCTGGCCGTGGGACCGGCGGTGAGCTACGTCAAACCGGGCCTTCCGCCGGTCTGGCTGCACCTCTACAAAGAGCAGGGCGCGAGCAACCGCGCCGAAGGCTACACCGTCGCCTTGCGCGTTTCCCAAAGTTTCTGA